The genomic segment TGATGATCCATTGTTTGAGAGCACGAACCGACCAACCCCGGGCAGTTCCCTGCCCCGTTTCCAAGGCCAGCTCGCGCCGTGAGGTGTGAAGCGGCAACAGCAAATCATCGAGGTCCGCATGCGCAACGGAGCTCGTTTCCGCCAGGCGGAAATGCTGTTTTTCGTCCTGTGTGTTCAAACCCCGGCGCCCCTTGCCGCAGCCCTTAGTTTGCAACCCCAAAGAAAAGATTGCAACCTCTTGCTGAGTTAAGAAAGCATTGACCTAGAATGAAACACTATGCCGTAGAAATGCTCCATTTCGGGATATTGGCGTGTCGCAATGCACAATTTGGCCTTCGGATAGCTTGGCTTTATGGCTCGGATCATATAGCTAAATCGCTGACGCTTAAACTGGCTGATGCGTCACCCCGCATCGCCTGCATATTTCGGAGGTATGGTATGACGGAAACTAGCGCGACAGTGACACTCGGCGATAATAAGGTCGATCTCCCTGTGCGAGAAGGCACGATCGGACCCAAGGTCGTAGATATCGGAACGCTTTATAAGAACACCGGCACCTTCACCTACGACCCCGGCTTTACGTCGACTGCCTCTTGCGAATCCAAGATCACGTATATCGATGGCGATGAAGGCGTGCTTCTGCATCGCGGTTACCCTATCGAGCAACTGGCCGAACAGGGCGACTTCCTCGAAACCTGCTACCTGCTGCTTTACGGCGAACTGCCGACGACAGCACAGAAGAAAGACTTCGACACCCGCGTAACGCGCCACACAATGGTGCATGAGCAGATGAGCCGCTTCTTCACCGGCTTCCGTCGCGACGCTCACCCGATGGCTGTCATGTGCGGCACGGTCGGCGCGCTCTCTGCGTTCTATCACGACTCCACAGATATTACCGATCCGCACCAGCGCATGGTCGCTTCGCTGCGTATGATCGCCAAGATGCCGACGATTGCGGCAATGGCTTACAAATACCACATCGGTCAGCCTTTCGTGTATCCAAAGAACGATCTGGATTACGCGTCCAATTTCCTCAACATGTGCTTTGCTGTTCCTTGCGAAGACTACAAAGTTGATCCTGTCCTAGCCCGCGCCATGGACCGCATCTTCATTCTCCACGCCGATCACGAGCAGAACGCGTCCACATCGACGGTTCGTCTGGCAGGTTCTTCCGGTGCAAATCCGTTCGCCTGTATCGCGGCTGGCATCGCCTGCCTCTGGGGCCCTGCCCACGGCGGTGCAAACGAAGCAGCGCTCAACATGCTGAACGAAATCGGTTCGGTCGATCGTATTCCTGAATACATCGCCCGCGCCAAGGACAAGAACGATCCGTTCCGCCTGATGGGCTTTGGCCACCGCGTTTACAAGAACTACGATCCGCGCGCCAAGATCATGCAGAAGACCATGTACGAAGTGCTGGAAGCCACGGGCAACCAGGATGATCCGATCATGCAGGTCGCGCTCGAGCTGGAAAAGATCGCCCTTTCCGACCCTTACTTCGTCGAAAAGAAGCTCTATCCAAACGTCGACTTCTACTCGGGTATCACGCTGAAGGCGCTTGGATTCCCCACGACCATGTTCACCGTTCTCTTTGCTCTCGCCCGCACCGTGGGCTGGATTGCTCAGTGGAACGAAATGATCGAAGATCCACAGCAGCGCATCGGTCGCCCTCGCCAGCTCTACACCGGCGAAGCAAAGCGCGACTACACGCCTGTGTCCAAGCGCTAAGCGCGGATATCCATTACGAAAAAAGAAGCCGGGCTCACGCCCGGCTTTTTTTGTTTGCCGATACCCGCGTCCTTTGTCAAAGTCGTACGAAGACATCAGCAAAGGCCAGCCATGATGGAAAAACGACCGCAAATATTGAATCGATCTGACTGGAGCGATGGTGAGGACTTCTGGCAGGGCGAGTTTGAGGGCCGCACTTTCGGAACCAACGCCTCCGTCATGTTCTACACCGTGAACGAAGTGGGCAAAGGCACGGGCCTGCACAAACACCCCTATGACGAAATCTTTATCATGCGAAAGGGCAACGCGCTTTTCACAATCGGTGATCAGGAAATCCGTGCCTCTGAAGGGCAGGTCCTCTTCGGACCCGCCAATATTCCCCACAAATACATCAATCTTGGACCCGGCCCTCTGGAAACGACCGACATCCATGTCGCAGACGTTTTCATTCAGGAAGACCTGGACTGAGCATCCAAAATCAATGCGCCGTTACGCCCAGAAACTGTTTTAGCTCCGGCGTCTTGGGTGCCGTAAACACCTCTTCCGGCGGGCCGATTTCGTGAACGCGGCCTTCATGCATGAAGACGACACGCGAGCAGACGTCGCGGGCAAATTTCATTTCGTGGGTGACCATGACGAGTGTCATGCCCTCCGCTGCCAGTTCCCGCACCACGGCCAGAACTTCCGCGACAAGTTCGGGGTCGAGCGCCGAGGTAATCTCGTCACACAGTAACGCTGTCGGCTGCATGGCAAGGGCCCTGGCAATCGCCACGCGCTGCTGTTGCCCGCCGGAAAGCTCATCCGGGTAGGCGTCGAATTTATGCGCCAGACCAACCCGTTCCAGCATCTTGCGCGCGATTGTTTCCGCTTCCGCTTTGCGCGTTTTCTTGACGACGGTCTGTGACAGCATGACGTTACCGCCGACGGTCAGGTGCGGAAACAGGTTGAATTGCTGGAAAATCATCCCGACTTTCAGACGCAGCGCTTTCAGGTGAATTTCGTCATCCAGAAACTGCGCGCCCGCGACAGAAATGGCACCGGAAGAAAGAGCTTCCAGACCGTTGATGCAACGGAGCAATGTGGATTTGCCCGACCCGCTTTTGCCGATGATGGCGATGACTTCGCCCGGCTCGATATCGAGATTGATTCCCTTCAAGACTTCGTTTGTGCCGTAGCTCTTGCGGACTTCAGTGATTTCGATGAGCGACATTGAGCTTCCTTTCGAGGATCTGGCTGCTTTTCGACAAAGGCCAGCACAGCGCGAAATAAATAAGGGCGACGAGGCCATAGACGGTGAAGGGTTGGAAGGTCGCGTTGGTCACGACCGTTCCGGCCTTAGAAAGCTCCACGAAACCGATGATCGATGTGACAGCTGTGCCCTTGATGACCTGCACGGCAAAACCAACGGTCGGCGGTATAGCCACGCGCATTGCCTGAGGCAAAATGACGTAACGCATCTGCTGAAGGCGCCCCATGCCAAGGCTGGCGGAGGCTTCCCACTGGCCCTTCTGTACCGACTCAACGCAACCGCGCCAGATTTCCGTCAGGAAAGCTGCCGCCCAGAGGATGAGTGTGATGCCTGCGGCAAGCCAGGCCGGCACATCGATACCCACCAGTCCCAGCCCAAAGAAGGCGATGAAGAGCTGCATCAGCAACGGTGTGCCCTGAAACAGCTCCACGTAATATTTCGAAAAAACCCGCAGCGATTTCTTTTTCGAAATGCGCATGAAGAGAAGCAAGAGCCCGACAAAGGCACCGCCGATGAAGGAAACAAGCGACAGCAAAATCGTCCAACGCGCTGCCAGAAGCAGGTTTCGCAAAATGTCCCAGGTCGAGAACTCGATCATCGGGCGCTCCTTCTGGGAAAAATGAACCCGCCCACGACAAGCAATATCTGCCGCAGAAGGATCGCCAGTGCCAGATAGATGACCGTTGAGACCATATAGGCTTCAAAAGCCCGGAACGTACGGGACTGGATGAAGTTGGCAGCAAAGGTCAGGTCTTCGGCGGCAATCTGCGACACCACGGAAGAGCCGAGCATGACGATGACGACCTGCGACGAAAGCGCTGGCCAGATGCGTTGCAGCGAAGGCACCAGCACTACATGCCGGAACGTCTCGAACCGGGTCATGGCAAGGCTTGCGCCCGCCTCGAACTGTCCCCTCGGCGTTGCCTGAATGCCAGCGCGAATGATTTCGCAGCTATAGGCACCCAGATTGACGACCATGGCTATGTTGGCAGCCGTCAATTCGGTCAGTTGCAATCCCAGCGACGGAAGGCCGAAAAAGATAAAGAAAAGCTGGATCAGAAATGGCGTATTGCGGATCAACTCCACATAAAGCGCGATGGGCGGCCGCAGCCATGTCGGCCCGAGTGCGCGCACCCAGGCGCAGAAAATACCGAGCGCAATCCCTAAAACACCGCCGATCGCAATCAGTTGAAGCGTAATCAGCACGCCCTTTACGATCACAGGGTAATATTCGAACAGCCACCCGAACTCGAATGCGTAATGCACGAGTGTTCCTTTCGGTGAAAAGAAGACAAGCGCGCCCCGTCAGTTGCAGGGCGCGCGCTCGAAGACCTCAGAGGTCTTTCGGGAGGTCCGTCTTCAACCATTTCTGGGCGATTGCATTGAGGCTTCCGTCCGCCTTCGCAGCGGTGATGATGCCGTCGATCTTCTCCAGAAGCGCTGGCTGTTCCTTGTTCAAGCCAATGAAGCAAGGGGAATTTTTGATCAAAAACTTAAGCTCTGGCCGCTTCGGCGGGTTCTTTTCCAGAATAGCGGCGGCGACGACGTTGCCGGTCGCGACGGTCTCGACCTGACCGGACAGGAAGGCGGAAATCGTGCCGTTATTGTCCTCGTAGCGTTTGATGGTGGCATCGGCAGGCGCGATTTTCGTCAGCTCCAGATCTTCCACCGCACCACGTGTCACGCCGATTGTCTTGCCCGCAAGGTCTTCCGCCTTCTCGATCTTGACGCTGCCAGGTGCAAAGACGCCGTTGAAGAATGGCGCATATGCAACAGAGAAATCGATGACCTTTTCCCGGTCAGGATTTTTGCCGAGGCTGGAAACGACCAGATCGACCTTGTTGGTCTGCAAATAGGGAATGCGGTTCGCGCTGGTCACCGGCACGAGTTCGACCTTCACACCCAGCTTTTCCGCGATCAGATTTGCCACGTCGATGTCATAACCCCGCGGCGCCATATCGATGCCGACACTGCCGAATGGCGGAAAATCCTGGGGCACGGCGACACGGATCGTGCCGCGCGATGCGATATCACCGAGCGCATCGGCCAGAACGGGCGTCGTGAAACTTGCGATAGCGGCGATAGCGACCAAAAAAGCCCGTCTATTAAACATTCTGAAATTCCCTTGAGAGTTTGAGTGCACATTGCGTATGCTTTAAGTAAGCAATGCCCGTGCCACTCAGCTTTTCTCAGGAAACTCGGATGCTCCAGGGCCGCAGAAACGGTCATTTGACTATTTTTTAGTCAAATTGGCCGTACCGAACGCACCGTTTGAGATCAGACTTGTCCAGTTTTCTTCTTTTCAAAGATCGAGAGCAGGATTTCGGCTCCTACCTCGCCCGGCGGTCGCTCCGTATGCAAACGGTCCTGCACCAGCGCAAAACCTTCAAGCATGGCGCGTCGCTGCAACGTGTCTGATGAAAGGCGCTCGGCCCAGCGCAGCATGGAGCCAGCACGCACGACCTCGTTGATATATTCCGGCACCACCGCGTAATCCGCGATCAGGTTCGGCAGGGCACCCGTCCATGTCTTGATGCGCCGACTCAACATCGTGAAAATCCAGTCGGTCTTGTAGACGGACACCACAGGCACATTCGCAAGCGCAAGCTCCAGGATGACCGTGCCGGACGCTGCAATGGCCGCATCCGCCTGCGCAAACGCCTGCCATTTGAAGTCCGCACCGACGCCAATCTCAGGGCGTGTATGGTCAGGCCATGATGCTGCCAGTTCGCGAATGCGGCTTTCCTGCCGCGTCACAGTCGGCAACACGAACCGAGTCGGACCGTTGCGCTCCACAAATGCACTTGCCGCGTCCTTGAAAGGCTTCATCAAACGTGTGGTCTCCGTAGACCGTGAGCCGGGGAGGAGAAGAATCGTTCTCGGCTCGGTCGCCTGTGGGACCTGCCGCTCAGCACGCAGAGCCCTGACACGCAGCAGATCCGCGTCCACACTCAGGCGATGACCGACAAAAGTCGTCGGCGGGCCACCCAGACGCCGCATTGTCTCAGGCTCGAATGGCAGCAGCGCCAGAACATGATTAACATAGGACAGCATCGCAGTGGCGCGCTGCTCCTTCCATGCCCATACGCTGGGGCACACGTAATTGACAACCGGCATATCCGGGATGGCCTTGCGGACGCGCTTGGCCACCCGGTGAGTAAAATCGGGGCTATCGATGATCAGCAACACATCCGGGCGCGCGGCGATGATGGCGTTGGCCGTTTCCTTGATGCGCGAAATCAACTGCGGCAGCTTTTTCAGCACCTGGGTAAAACCCATGATCGACAATTCGGAATAGTCGAACAGCGATACGAGGCCCTCGCCCGCCAGCCCTTCGCCACCCACGCCAACCAGCTCGACACGTCCGGCATATTGCGCCTTCAGCGACCGGACGAGATCGGCACCCAGCAGGTCGCCGGAAACTTCGCCTGCGATGACGCCAAGTTTCAACACAGCTTCCGTCACATCATGTCTCCTGAAATGCCCGTATCGATCCCGCAGACGAACAGACCAGCGGCGTCAGCCGCCTCCAGCATCGCGTCGCGATCCAGCACGAATGCCCTGCCCGCCTGCACAGCAATTCCGGCAAGCCCCGCCTTCGCGGCGTTCTGAACGGTAGAGGGGCCGATGGTGGGTAGATCTGCGCGGATATCCTGCTGTGGCTTGCACAGCTTGACTATAACGCCTTTTCTGCGGCTGGAAATACGCCCCTCTGCGCGCAGCGAAGCAACGCGCGCCAGCATGCCATCCGTGCCCTCGACACCCTCGAGCGCCACCAGACGTCCGCCGACGGAAACCGCGCCTTGCCCCACATCCAGCGCACCCAGCGCAAGGGCCGCTTTTGCAGCTTTTGCAATGTCACGCCGATCATCGTCGCTTGGTGTGATCTTGCCAAGGGAACCGGTGGTTGCCAGCAATCCCGGCGCTATTTCATGGGCGCCGATCACCCGCGCGCCCTGCGCCTCGATCAATCCGATCACCATTTGCAGCACGGTATCATCGCCGCCGGATAACAGCGTGCGGATGATGGAGGGCATTTTCGCGACCATTTTCAGGTTTGGTCTGATTTCGCGCCATTCCGGCCTGCGCGAAACACCGCCGGATAAAACCACGCGGTCTATCTTCTTCTCTGACAGCACGCGCCCAAGGCTGGAAACATCACCGACGCTGATCGTGACATTCTCGAAATGCGACCAGTCCAGATCAGCCTCGTTTTTGAGGCGGATGATGAAGGGCGTTTCCCCCGCCAGTTCTGCGGCCTCCGCTACATAATAGGGAAGGAAACCGCTACCGGCGATGATGGCGAGACGCCCTGCACCCGCAGACACGGATTATTTGCCGCGGTTGGGCGAAGAAATGGCCCGGTCGTTTGCAGCAGCAATAAAGTCGATGATCTCAAGCGCCTGCGGGCAATCCGTATAGTCGTCACGAACAGCCGCAGCATTGGCGCGGACGTTGCCTTCACTCTCGAAGATTTGCTTGTAGGCGCGGCGTACCTTGTGAATTTCGGCGCGCTCGATGCCAGCCCGGGTCATACCAACGATGTTGAGACCGCTGAGAATGCCGGGATTGCCGTTGAGCATGCCATAGGGAATGACATCATAGCTAACGGCAGAGAGACCACCGATAAAGGCCTGGCGTCCAACGCGCGTGAACTGATGCACGGCAGAACCGCCGCCCAGAATGGCACGGTCTTCCACGGTCACATGGCCCGCCAGCATGACATTGTTGGACAGAATGATGTTGTTGCCCAGACGGCAATCATGCGCCACATGCGCGTAGGCTAGAAACAGATTATTGTCGCCGACGACAGTCGTGCCACCATGCTCCACAGTGCCGGTGTTCATGGTCACACCTTCACGAATGGTGCAATTCTCACCGATCACCAACGTAGTATCGACGGCGCTGTGATGTGCGCTCTGGGAATCACCGCCGATGACGGCAGATGGCCAGATGGTCGTACCTTTGCCAACGGTGGTGCAGCCGAGCACGACGACGTGGCTGACGAGTTGAACGCCCTCATGCAACGTCACCTTCGGCCCGACATGGCAGAACGGCCCGATGACGACATTTTCGCCGATGACCGCACCGTCTTCGACAAATGACATGGGATGAATTTGCGCCGAAGCCGCAACTGTGCTCATTGCTGAACCTCGGGGATCATCATCGCGCCGATATCGGCTTCAGCAACGAGAACGCCATCGACCTTGGCGTCGCAATGGAATTTCCACACATTGCCGCGCTGGCGTTGCTTGACCACGTAAATCTCCAGCCGGTCGCCTGGAATGACGGGCTTGCGGAAGCGCGCATTGTCAATGGTCATGAAGTAGACGAGATGGCCGCCATCGCCCTGCTTGCGCGCACAGATCGCGCCAGCCGTCTGCGCCATGGCTTCCACGATCAGAACGCCCGGCATGATGGGGCGATCAGGGAAATGTCCCGTAAAATGGGGTTCGTTGACCGTAACGTTCTTGATGCCCGTTGCCGAATTGTCGGCATCGATATCGATGATCTTGTCGATCAGCAAAAACGGGTAACGATGCGGCAGCAGCTTCATGACTTCGAGGATGTCAGCCGCGCCGAGCGTCGTCTTTGTTTCTTCAGACATTTTTGTCTCCTGTCTTCTTATCTCGCTCTTCGGCGCGCGCCAGCAACTCTGCCATATCACGAAGGAAATGTTTGATAGGCCGCGCCGGTACACCGCCGTATTTCGCTCCAGCAGGCACATCGGCAACGACACCACTCATGGCGGCAATCTGCGCGCCGTCGCCAATGTTGATATGTCCATTGATGCCGCTTGCACCACCAATCATGACGCCATCGCCAATCCGGGTGCTGCCCGCAATACCGACCTTGCTGACGATGCCGCAGTGGCGCCCAATGCGAACATTATGTCCGATCTGCACCTGATTATCGATCTTGGTGCCTTCACCAATCACGGTGTCATCCATCGTGCCGCGATCGATTGTCGTGTTCGCACCGATCTCTACATGATCCTGAATGATGACGCGACCGATCTGCACGATTTTCAACATCCCGCGGGGACCGGGCGCATAGCCAAATCCGTCCTGCCCGATGCGCGCACCATTGTGAATGATGACACTATTGCCGACCAGGGCGGACAGAATGCTCGCACCGGCAGCGATAGTGCAATCACGCCCGATCTGAACCTCGGCACCAATAATCGCCCCTGCCCCGATCCGCGTACCTGTGCCGATATTGGCGTTGGCACCGATCACCGCAAAAGGTTCGATGACAACATCGCCTTCGATTTTCGCCGAGGGATCGATGTGAGCCGCAGGCGATATTCCCGAGAGATTGCCAACGACAGGAGATGGCCTCATCGCCAAAGGATGCAACAGAGCTCCGGCCTGGGCAAAAATCGTATGGGGGTTCTTCGAGATGAGCGCTGGAATGTGGTCTGGAACGAGCTTTCGCAACGCCTCATCGCATATAACGGCAGCCGCTTCGCACGTCAGCAGTTCGTCTCGGTTTTTGCGGGAAAGAATGTAGCAAAGCTGGTCGGACTTTGCCCGATACACTGGCGATATGGACCGCACGACGCGATCTCCAGCAGCCTCATCAGACAGTTCCGCCCCAAGACGGTCTGCGATATCTTTCAATCGCATGCCATCATGGGGCGGAAAAAAATCATTATATTCCATCAACCAGATACTCCAGAACGTTCAAACTCGCAGTTCTGGACTGCCGATATCAGAAAGTGTTGGACATGCCAAACCGGAAATTCTGCACTTCGTCGTAGTCTTCCTTCATAAAGGGCACTGCGTAGTCTACACGCAGAGGACCGAACGGCGAAGCCCACATGATACCGATACCAGCGGATGCGCGGATCGAGCTGTCGTCCTGAACATTTTCCGTGGCGGCGGTACGAACCTTGTTGCCGTAAAGCGTACCGGCATCAACGAAGCCTGCGAGACGAAGACCAAAGTCCTCAGGAACACCCGGCATAGGAGCGGTAACTTCCGCAGAAGCCGCAAAGTATGTCGTGCCACCGATCGCATCGTCACCGATACGCGGACCGATACCGTCGTTCTCGAAGCCACGGATTACACGACCACCGATCTTGAACTGATCGAAGACAAGCAGGTTGTCACCGGTTGGCGCAACATAACCGGCCTGACCTGTAAGCGAGCCGATGATGTCATATTCGTCAGACAGCGTATGGTAGTAACGAGCCTTGGCATAAATCTTGTAGTACTCGGAGTCACCACCAAGTCCCGCAAACTCATTGGTCAAGGCGCCCTGCCAGCCTTCGCGCGGCATGTTGCGATCGTCCAGGCTGTTATAGGCCAGCGTGTTCGAGATAATAGACTGCGTCCAGTTTCCACCGTTGATCAAATCAACATATGGGCTCGCTAGATTAACGTAATTACCTGCGCCATCAACTGCGTCGTAATCACCACGACCATCATATTTGATCTGCTTGTACGTGTACTTGAACGTCGTCGCCAGATTTTCGGTGATCGGAGCTGTTACGCGAAGTGCGAAGCCCTGCTCATCGTAATCGTAGTAATCTTCGCTCGAGCTCTGGCTCTTGAACAGGTCGAAGCCTGCTGCAAGGCGGTAGCCGAGGAAGTAAGGCTCGGTGAACGACAAGTTGTAGCTACGCGCATCGTCCTGACCGGCACCTGCGGCAATACGGATGTACTGACCGCGACCGAGGAAGTTCTTTTCTTCGATGGACGCTTCGAGAAGCGCACCGTCGTTCTGCGAGTAGCCAGCACCAATACCGAACGAGCCAGTTGCCTGATCTTCGACATCCACCACGATCACAACGCGGTCCGGGGCGCTGCCCTGAGACGTGCTGATGTTCACCTTGGAGAAGTAGCCGAGAGCTTCAAGACGACGCTTAGCGGCTGACACAACGGTCTGGTTGAAGGCGTCGCCTTCGCTGATGTCGAATTCGCGGCGGATAACATAGTCGCGCGTGCGTGTGTTGCCGCGGATTTCGATACGCTCGACGTAAGCGCGTTCGCCCTGATCGACGATGTAGGTAACACCTATGGTGTTGCCAGACATGTCGCGGTCGCCGCGTGGTGTTACTCGTGCAAATGGATAGCCTTCAGCAGAGACGCGCTTGGAAATCGCTTCCATGCTCTGCTGAACTTCCTTGGCGCTGTAGTTGGAGCCAGAGCGTGTCTCAACGAGGCCCTGCAGTTCCGAACCATCGACACCTGGAACGGTCGACTCGACGCCGACGTTACCGAATGCGTAACGCTGACCTTCGTCCACCGTGATGGTGATTGTGTATTCGTTGCTTGCTTCGTCAAGAACGGCATCAGAGCCTGTTACGCGGAAGTCGGCATAGCCACGGTTGTAATAGAACTGGCGCAACGCTTCTTCATCAGCGCGCAACTTGTCCTCATTGTAGACATCCTTACGCGTCAGGAATGACAGCATGTTGGATTTCTTGGTGTTAAGAACGGCAGCAAGGCGACCATCGCTGTAGGCATTGTTGCCGACGAAGTCGATGCGGGCAATCTTCGTGCGCTCACCTTCGTTGATGACGAAAGCGAGGTTTACGCGACCCTGACCGACGGGAACGACCTGTGTCGTGACTTGGATGTCGCTACGGCCGATGGCAGCGTAGGCTTCCTTGATGCGGGCGATATCAGCCGTTACCAGTGTCTGGTCATATGGACCGAGAGACTGTGTCTGCACGATGCCCTGAAGCTTGTCGTCCTTGATCTTGCGGTTGCCGTTGAACACGACCTGATTGACCAGATTGTTTTCACGAACCGTCACGACCAGCGTGCTACCGGAAACGCTCATGCTGACGTTGGAGAAGTAACCGGTCGCGTAAAGACGCTTCACCGACTCATCGATATCTGCGTTGGAAAAGTTCCGACCGGGAGCAATTGTGATGTTGGAGCGCACGGCATCCGCACCAGAGCGTTCAGCGCCCCGCACATCAACGCGCTGGATCACTGCTGCATTTGCAACACCGGAAGAAGCAAGCACTCCCAGAGCTGCGACCGAAGAAACACCAGCAGACAGCGCAACCGCCGACACCGCGTTCAAAAATCTTGAACCAGCCTTCATTTTCAATTCTTACCTTTTCCCGTTGTCCCTCAGCGGGCGGAACCCGACTCCGGCCATCTGCGTCGTTTTACCTGCTTTTCCTCTACAAGCAAGCCCGACCGTTAATTTCTGTTTACTTCGCAAGCAACCGTGGCTCAATCGCCACTTTGGCTTCAAAACAAGGTAAACGCCCCCTTAATAAACAGGCTAAAAAGCCCGATTCAGCCGATCAAGCTGCTGATATCATTCCATGTGGCAAATACCATCAAACTGAAAATCATGGCAAGACCGATACGGAAAGCAACTTCCTGCGCACCTGTACCCAGCGGTCTGCCACGGATCGCCTCGATAGCATAAAACACCAGATGCCCCCCGTCCAGAACCGGCACAGGCATCAGGTTGAGAAGGCCGATGGAGACCGAAAGCAAGGCTGCAAGCTGGATGACGGCGGCAAAACCGAGCGACGCCATCTGTCCCGACGCCTGCGCCACACGCACCGGTCCACCCAACTGGTCGGCGTTCATGCGGCCTGTCACGAGGTTGCCAATATAGGCGAATGTGCCGGTCACGACATGACCCGTCTCGCGGACACCCTCAAGCAGCGCCTCGCCTGGCGAATAGGTCACATGCCTGAAGTTTCCACGGGTCTGATCGGTCACAATGCCGATGATTCCCAGCTCCATCTTGTTGCCGAACTGGTCCGTCGTCTCGGTGCGAGTCGGCACCATCGGCAGATTGAGTTGCTGTCCGTTGCGCTCGACAGTGACCGTGATCGGCGTTGCCGGACGGACCGCCACATAGCGGCGGACATCCTCGAATGTCTTGACGTTTTCACCGTCGATTGCCACCAGCCGGTCTCCGGCCAGAACGCCAGCGGTCTGCGCAGCACTGTTTTCGCGCACTTCGGACACGATAGGATCTGAGATCATGCGGCCGTAAATGGTGAAAAGCGCCGCGAATATGAGAATCGCCAGGATGAAATTCGCGATCGGGCCAGCAGCGACCGTCGCTGCTCTTTTCCACAACTTTGCGCCTGCCAGTGTCTGCGCCCGCTCCTCCAGCGTCAGTCCGGAAAGGCTGTCGCTGTCCGGCTTGCTGGAAACATCCTCGTCTCCGAAGAATTTGACATAGCCGCCAAGAGGAATGGCAGAAATTTTCCACCGCGTTCCACGCTTGTCGGTAAAGCCGATTAGTTCAGGCCCGAAGCCGACCGAAAAAGCTGTGGATCGAATGCCGCACCAGCGCCCGACGAGGTAATGACCCATCTCGTGAACGAAAACGAGGAGAGAAAGGACGAGAATGAACGGCACCATGTACCCGGTCAAGAACCCAACCGTCGCCGTTATCATATCCATACCCAACCCAGCCTTTCGCTATTGCCTGTTCAACGCTACCGTCAGAACCCCGGCAGAATTCCGCCGCCCGACCCTGGCACATCACCGGTTATCGCCGCGTGAACAACAGCAATGAGGAATACGGTAAAGCAGGCAAAAACAAGACCGTCAACCCGGTCCATGAAGCCACCGTGGCCGGGTATCAGATTGCTAG from the Agrobacterium vaccinii genome contains:
- the lpxD gene encoding UDP-3-O-(3-hydroxymyristoyl)glucosamine N-acyltransferase, yielding MEYNDFFPPHDGMRLKDIADRLGAELSDEAAGDRVVRSISPVYRAKSDQLCYILSRKNRDELLTCEAAAVICDEALRKLVPDHIPALISKNPHTIFAQAGALLHPLAMRPSPVVGNLSGISPAAHIDPSAKIEGDVVIEPFAVIGANANIGTGTRIGAGAIIGAEVQIGRDCTIAAGASILSALVGNSVIIHNGARIGQDGFGYAPGPRGMLKIVQIGRVIIQDHVEIGANTTIDRGTMDDTVIGEGTKIDNQVQIGHNVRIGRHCGIVSKVGIAGSTRIGDGVMIGGASGINGHINIGDGAQIAAMSGVVADVPAGAKYGGVPARPIKHFLRDMAELLARAEERDKKTGDKNV
- the bamA gene encoding outer membrane protein assembly factor BamA, producing the protein MKAGSRFLNAVSAVALSAGVSSVAALGVLASSGVANAAVIQRVDVRGAERSGADAVRSNITIAPGRNFSNADIDESVKRLYATGYFSNVSMSVSGSTLVVTVRENNLVNQVVFNGNRKIKDDKLQGIVQTQSLGPYDQTLVTADIARIKEAYAAIGRSDIQVTTQVVPVGQGRVNLAFVINEGERTKIARIDFVGNNAYSDGRLAAVLNTKKSNMLSFLTRKDVYNEDKLRADEEALRQFYYNRGYADFRVTGSDAVLDEASNEYTITITVDEGQRYAFGNVGVESTVPGVDGSELQGLVETRSGSNYSAKEVQQSMEAISKRVSAEGYPFARVTPRGDRDMSGNTIGVTYIVDQGERAYVERIEIRGNTRTRDYVIRREFDISEGDAFNQTVVSAAKRRLEALGYFSKVNISTSQGSAPDRVVIVVDVEDQATGSFGIGAGYSQNDGALLEASIEEKNFLGRGQYIRIAAGAGQDDARSYNLSFTEPYFLGYRLAAGFDLFKSQSSSEDYYDYDEQGFALRVTAPITENLATTFKYTYKQIKYDGRGDYDAVDGAGNYVNLASPYVDLINGGNWTQSIISNTLAYNSLDDRNMPREGWQGALTNEFAGLGGDSEYYKIYAKARYYHTLSDEYDIIGSLTGQAGYVAPTGDNLLVFDQFKIGGRVIRGFENDGIGPRIGDDAIGGTTYFAASAEVTAPMPGVPEDFGLRLAGFVDAGTLYGNKVRTAATENVQDDSSIRASAGIGIMWASPFGPLRVDYAVPFMKEDYDEVQNFRFGMSNTF
- the fabZ gene encoding 3-hydroxyacyl-ACP dehydratase FabZ; this translates as MSEETKTTLGAADILEVMKLLPHRYPFLLIDKIIDIDADNSATGIKNVTVNEPHFTGHFPDRPIMPGVLIVEAMAQTAGAICARKQGDGGHLVYFMTIDNARFRKPVIPGDRLEIYVVKQRQRGNVWKFHCDAKVDGVLVAEADIGAMMIPEVQQ
- the lpxA gene encoding acyl-ACP--UDP-N-acetylglucosamine O-acyltransferase — encoded protein: MSTVAASAQIHPMSFVEDGAVIGENVVIGPFCHVGPKVTLHEGVQLVSHVVVLGCTTVGKGTTIWPSAVIGGDSQSAHHSAVDTTLVIGENCTIREGVTMNTGTVEHGGTTVVGDNNLFLAYAHVAHDCRLGNNIILSNNVMLAGHVTVEDRAILGGGSAVHQFTRVGRQAFIGGLSAVSYDVIPYGMLNGNPGILSGLNIVGMTRAGIERAEIHKVRRAYKQIFESEGNVRANAAAVRDDYTDCPQALEIIDFIAAANDRAISSPNRGK
- a CDS encoding LpxI family protein, with the protein product MSAGAGRLAIIAGSGFLPYYVAEAAELAGETPFIIRLKNEADLDWSHFENVTISVGDVSSLGRVLSEKKIDRVVLSGGVSRRPEWREIRPNLKMVAKMPSIIRTLLSGGDDTVLQMVIGLIEAQGARVIGAHEIAPGLLATTGSLGKITPSDDDRRDIAKAAKAALALGALDVGQGAVSVGGRLVALEGVEGTDGMLARVASLRAEGRISSRRKGVIVKLCKPQQDIRADLPTIGPSTVQNAAKAGLAGIAVQAGRAFVLDRDAMLEAADAAGLFVCGIDTGISGDMM